In a genomic window of Holophagaceae bacterium:
- the truA gene encoding tRNA pseudouridine(38-40) synthase TruA produces MSFPFFLRLAYVGTNFFGWQIQTTLRSVQGEFWKALQAIDSGAPMPQGTGRTDAGVHARAQGVLVLATRDWDPYRLMAALNAHLPGEVRVMTAEPAPAGFFPRHHAVAKRYVYKLQEGPSADPFLLDRAWHQFGKAPLDRKAMAQAAAHLVGEHDFSSFRAAECSATSAVRVLFKVELVDRGPALDLVFEGTRFLMHQVRIMTGTLVDIGRGRKAPDSIPGILAGRDRRGSGISAPALGLYMDQVWYQRRWGIGEPSPWPEPPEG; encoded by the coding sequence ATGTCCTTTCCCTTCTTCCTGCGCCTGGCCTACGTCGGCACGAACTTCTTCGGGTGGCAAATCCAGACCACTTTGCGGAGCGTCCAGGGGGAATTCTGGAAGGCGCTTCAAGCCATCGATTCCGGGGCGCCTATGCCCCAGGGAACCGGCCGCACGGACGCGGGGGTGCATGCCCGGGCCCAGGGGGTCCTGGTGCTCGCAACGAGGGATTGGGACCCCTACCGCCTGATGGCGGCGCTCAACGCCCATCTGCCGGGGGAGGTCCGGGTCATGACCGCCGAGCCCGCGCCTGCCGGCTTTTTCCCCCGCCACCATGCTGTGGCCAAGCGGTACGTCTACAAACTCCAGGAGGGGCCTTCGGCGGATCCCTTCCTGCTGGACCGGGCCTGGCATCAGTTCGGAAAAGCGCCCTTGGACCGGAAAGCCATGGCCCAGGCAGCCGCGCACCTCGTGGGCGAGCATGATTTCTCCAGCTTCCGCGCGGCGGAATGTTCGGCCACATCCGCAGTGCGCGTCCTGTTCAAGGTGGAACTGGTGGACCGAGGACCCGCCCTGGACTTGGTCTTCGAAGGCACCCGGTTCCTGATGCACCAGGTTCGGATCATGACCGGGACGCTGGTGGACATCGGCCGCGGCCGAAAAGCGCCGGATTCTATCCCGGGCATTCTCGCCGGGCGGGACCGCCGCGGATCCGGCATTTCAGCCCCCGCCCTGGGCCTCTACATGGACCAGGTGTGGTACCAGCGCCGGTGGGGCATCGGGGAACCGAGCCCATGGCCGGAGCCGCCCGAAGGTTGA
- a CDS encoding ferredoxin, translating into MAITKVWIEEGCIVCNACEAETPDVFHVTDTSCNIMGGVRKDGIDSENREEMSELNDDVQTELADSIIAAAAGCPVEVIKYEQA; encoded by the coding sequence ATGGCAATCACCAAGGTTTGGATCGAAGAAGGCTGCATCGTGTGCAATGCCTGCGAGGCGGAGACCCCCGACGTGTTCCACGTGACGGACACCAGCTGCAACATCATGGGCGGCGTGCGGAAGGACGGCATCGACAGCGAGAACCGCGAGGAAATGAGCGAACTGAACGACGACGTGCAGACCGAACTGGCCGACAGCATCATCGCCGCCGCCGCTGGCTGCCCGGTGGAAGTCATCAAGTACGAGCAGGCCTAG
- a CDS encoding GatB/YqeY domain-containing protein: MLDRLQADLKASMLAKDSARTGVLRMALAAYKNEAIAKGLGPQGRLGEADSIAVFKRLVKSREDSVEQYAKAGHPDRAAAEQSEIAILKPYLPAMLEGAQLEEAVRQAIASTGASSKKDLGLVMKSLQASAGGAFDGKAASQLIGSLLN, from the coding sequence ATGCTCGACCGCCTCCAGGCCGATCTCAAAGCATCCATGCTGGCGAAGGACAGCGCCAGGACGGGCGTGCTGCGCATGGCCCTGGCGGCCTACAAGAACGAGGCCATCGCCAAGGGGCTGGGCCCCCAGGGGAGGCTCGGCGAGGCGGATTCCATCGCTGTCTTCAAGAGGCTGGTGAAGAGCCGCGAGGACAGCGTGGAGCAATACGCGAAGGCCGGCCACCCGGACCGCGCCGCGGCCGAACAATCCGAAATCGCCATCCTCAAGCCCTACCTGCCGGCCATGCTGGAGGGAGCCCAGCTCGAAGAAGCAGTCCGCCAGGCCATCGCATCGACCGGGGCCAGCTCGAAAAAGGATTTGGGACTCGTGATGAAATCCCTCCAGGCTTCCGCAGGCGGCGCCTTCGACGGCAAGGCCGCGAGCCAGCTCATCGGATCGCTGCTGAACTGA
- a CDS encoding DUF853 family protein, giving the protein MTNPLIIAKGSQDLEILPRMANRHGLIAGATGTGKTVSLRVMAERFSAIGVPVFMADVKGDISGMAKAGSENPKISERLQTLGSPDFAFQDCPVTFWDLFGQAGHPVRTTISDMGPLLLSRMLNLNDTQEGVLSMAFRIADDNGLLLLDLKDLRSMLQYVGDHAADFRTQYGNVSAASIGAIQRGLLELENQGGAHFFGEPALDLDDLMQTGPNGRGMVNILVADKLITSPKLYATFLLWMLSELFERMPEVGDPEKPKLVFFFDEAHLLFEDAPDALLAKIEQVVRLIRSKGVGVYFCSQNPLDIPDKVLGQLGHRVQHALRAFTPRDQKAVKAAATTFRTNPDVDVETAITQLGVGEALVSFLDEKGTPGIVQRALIYPPQSQLPPLDDSERKGVIAQSLVAGHYEKEVDRASAFEMLKARAEQQAQAEQQAQKQAAEAKAESAGSSRMGFAESFGKSVVRAAGSQIGRSLIRGVMGSLFGGGGSRKKSLW; this is encoded by the coding sequence ATGACCAACCCGCTCATCATCGCCAAAGGATCCCAGGACCTGGAGATCCTCCCCCGCATGGCCAACCGCCACGGGCTCATCGCCGGGGCTACGGGCACCGGCAAGACCGTGAGCCTGCGCGTGATGGCCGAGCGGTTCAGCGCCATCGGCGTGCCGGTCTTCATGGCAGACGTGAAGGGCGATATTTCGGGCATGGCCAAGGCTGGGTCCGAAAATCCGAAGATTTCCGAGCGCCTGCAGACCCTGGGTTCCCCGGACTTCGCCTTCCAGGACTGTCCCGTCACCTTCTGGGATCTCTTCGGCCAGGCCGGGCATCCCGTGCGCACCACCATCAGCGACATGGGGCCCCTGCTGCTGTCGCGGATGCTGAATCTGAACGACACCCAGGAAGGCGTGCTGTCCATGGCCTTCAGGATCGCCGACGACAATGGGCTGCTGCTGCTGGACCTCAAGGACCTGCGCTCGATGCTGCAATATGTCGGGGACCACGCCGCGGATTTCAGAACCCAGTACGGAAATGTCAGCGCCGCCAGCATCGGCGCCATCCAGCGGGGCCTGCTGGAACTTGAGAACCAAGGCGGGGCGCACTTCTTCGGCGAACCGGCGCTGGACCTGGACGACCTGATGCAGACCGGCCCCAACGGCCGCGGCATGGTGAACATCCTTGTGGCGGACAAGCTCATCACATCGCCGAAACTCTATGCCACGTTCCTGCTCTGGATGCTGTCGGAACTCTTCGAACGCATGCCGGAAGTGGGCGATCCCGAAAAACCGAAGCTCGTCTTCTTCTTCGACGAAGCGCATTTGCTTTTTGAAGATGCGCCGGACGCGCTGCTCGCCAAGATCGAACAGGTGGTGCGCCTTATCCGCTCCAAGGGCGTGGGCGTCTACTTCTGCAGCCAGAATCCCCTCGACATCCCCGACAAGGTGCTGGGGCAGTTGGGGCACCGGGTGCAACATGCGCTGCGCGCCTTTACGCCGCGCGACCAGAAAGCCGTGAAGGCCGCCGCCACGACCTTCCGCACCAATCCGGACGTGGACGTTGAAACGGCCATCACGCAGCTGGGCGTGGGTGAGGCTTTGGTGAGTTTCCTGGATGAAAAAGGCACCCCTGGCATCGTGCAGCGGGCGTTGATTTATCCGCCCCAAAGCCAATTGCCGCCCCTCGACGACAGCGAGCGCAAGGGTGTCATCGCCCAAAGCTTGGTGGCGGGGCATTACGAGAAGGAAGTGGACCGCGCAAGCGCCTTCGAGATGCTGAAGGCCCGCGCCGAACAGCAGGCCCAAGCGGAACAGCAGGCACAGAAGCAGGCCGCCGAGGCCAAGGCTGAATCCGCGGGAAGCAGCCGCATGGGCTTCGCCGAATCCTTCGGCAAAAGCGTTGTCCGCGCCGCCGGCAGCCAGATCGGCCGCTCGCTGATCCGCGGCGTCATGGGTTCCCTTTTTGGCGGCGGCGGCAGCCGGAAGAAGAGCCTCTGGTGA
- a CDS encoding DUF2062 domain-containing protein, translating into MSDAPGPPGPPASPAQVKPSKGLYAKLKLHILHPDLSAESIAWSFALGLAVAFNPLLGMHTVMILLFCALFRGLHRPLMFLAAFINNPWTMVPIATASAYLGNFLRGRGMNLDLSTIHWREIGWRSFVTWQGFEAMHDMLRPVLKSYLFGGMLLSLLAIPAGYWAMLVLARRMRRIHFHHSHGGTHGHAIPDEAGPGHAGETGGSPEDPAR; encoded by the coding sequence ATGAGTGATGCCCCCGGCCCACCCGGCCCACCGGCCTCGCCTGCCCAGGTAAAGCCCTCGAAGGGCCTGTACGCGAAGCTGAAGCTGCACATCCTCCATCCGGACCTGAGCGCCGAGAGCATCGCCTGGAGCTTCGCCCTCGGGCTGGCCGTGGCATTCAATCCCCTGCTCGGCATGCATACGGTCATGATCCTGCTGTTCTGCGCGCTGTTCCGCGGCCTGCACCGGCCGCTCATGTTCCTCGCGGCCTTCATCAACAATCCGTGGACCATGGTGCCCATCGCCACCGCCTCGGCCTACCTGGGCAATTTCCTCAGGGGGCGGGGCATGAACCTGGACCTGTCCACCATCCACTGGCGAGAGATCGGCTGGCGCAGCTTCGTCACCTGGCAGGGCTTCGAGGCCATGCACGACATGCTCAGGCCTGTGCTGAAATCGTACCTGTTCGGAGGCATGCTGCTGAGCCTCCTTGCCATCCCCGCCGGTTACTGGGCCATGCTGGTGCTAGCCCGCCGCATGCGGCGGATCCATTTCCACCATTCACACGGAGGCACCCATGGACATGCGATTCCTGATGAAGCAGGCCCAGGCCATGCAGGCGAAACTGGCGGAAGCCCAGAAGACCCTGCGCGCTGA
- a CDS encoding HU family DNA-binding protein → MNKAELVTAISDKAGITKAQAAAALDQMISSVSGALRTGDKVTLVGFGTFSTVSRGPRTGRNPRDNKPIKIAAKKVAKFKPGKKLADDVNGKGGKKKK, encoded by the coding sequence ATGAATAAAGCCGAACTGGTCACCGCCATTTCGGACAAGGCCGGAATCACCAAGGCCCAGGCTGCTGCAGCCCTGGACCAGATGATTTCCAGCGTGTCCGGCGCCCTGCGCACAGGCGACAAAGTCACCCTCGTGGGCTTTGGAACCTTCTCGACGGTGAGCCGCGGACCCCGCACGGGCCGCAATCCACGGGACAACAAGCCCATCAAGATCGCCGCGAAGAAGGTCGCGAAGTTCAAGCCGGGCAAAAAGCTTGCTGACGACGTGAACGGCAAGGGCGGTAAAAAGAAAAAGTAA
- a CDS encoding YbaB/EbfC family nucleoid-associated protein translates to MDMRFLMKQAQAMQAKLAEAQKTLRAEGTAGGQMVKVTVNGAKEVQQISIAKEAMDPEDPSMLEDLLLAAFKDAALKADEAMAKATGGMGAGLNIPGLKA, encoded by the coding sequence ATGGACATGCGATTCCTGATGAAGCAGGCCCAGGCCATGCAGGCGAAACTGGCGGAAGCCCAGAAGACCCTGCGCGCTGAAGGCACCGCCGGCGGCCAAATGGTGAAGGTCACGGTGAACGGCGCGAAGGAGGTCCAGCAAATCTCCATCGCCAAAGAGGCCATGGACCCCGAGGATCCTTCCATGCTCGAAGACCTTCTGCTGGCGGCCTTCAAGGATGCGGCGCTGAAGGCCGATGAGGCCATGGCCAAGGCCACCGGAGGCATGGGCGCCGGGTTGAACATCCCGGGGCTGAAGGCCTGA
- the ndk gene encoding nucleoside-diphosphate kinase: protein MSFERTFAIVKPDAVKAGHVGEIVSAIERSGLSVRSMKRVRLSADICKGFYHEHVGKGFYQELEDFMTEGPVVMMCLEGEGAILKWRDLMGATNPANAADGTLRKRFGTNIGRNATHGSDSPVSAAFEVGYFFNAFELS from the coding sequence ATGTCCTTCGAACGCACCTTCGCCATCGTCAAGCCGGATGCCGTGAAAGCCGGCCATGTGGGCGAAATCGTCAGCGCCATCGAGCGGAGCGGCCTCTCGGTCCGCAGCATGAAGCGCGTGCGGCTCAGCGCCGACATCTGCAAGGGCTTCTACCACGAGCATGTGGGCAAGGGTTTCTACCAGGAGCTGGAAGACTTCATGACCGAAGGCCCGGTCGTGATGATGTGCCTGGAGGGTGAGGGCGCGATCCTGAAATGGCGCGATCTCATGGGGGCCACCAATCCCGCCAACGCCGCGGATGGGACGCTCCGCAAGCGATTCGGCACCAACATCGGCCGCAATGCCACCCACGGCTCCGACAGCCCCGTGAGCGCGGCGTTTGAGGTGGGGTATTTCTTCAATGCGTTTGAGCTGAGCTGA
- a CDS encoding proline--tRNA ligase, giving the protein MKQSKLLIQTLRETPKDADVVSQQLMMRSGMIQKQAAGIYSYFPLALRSIRKFEQIVREELEKDGCQEILMPTVQPAELWEESGRWTFYGKELLRFRDRKDTWFCLGPTHEEVVTDMVRRTVRSYKQLPMSVFQIQTKFRDEIRPRFGLMRGREFIMKDGYSFHVDDADADREYWVMFEAYKRIFARLGVKFRPVEADSGAIGGSFTHEFHVLAGSGEDGILSCDACEYTSNIEKTEAPKEGLRDNGAAFALKRDHFCTPGILSQEPQAAAMIDAEHPGGMPVPQTSKFFLYRAMFGDQTTRLVGAVLRGDHEVNPVKVKNFAGATDIELFPIEEAEAFTGAKSGFMGPVGLKDVQIIVDLSLQGAVNLTCGANKTDYHHFGLSPERDLPGCAFADIRMAVEGDACTRCAQTGKPGGRYQAFRGIEVGQVFKLGVKYSKSMNCTFLDEQGKEQPMVMGCYGIGVTRTVAAAIEQNYDADGIIWPWPIAPFQIHLLSLDPANPEVSAVADQVEKDLEAAGFEVLHDEREGLSPGAKFKDADLLGFPLRIMVGARGLKEGLIELRDRRTKAVEKVSPGQILEVVQNAKNRIMKELSSAGGR; this is encoded by the coding sequence ATGAAGCAATCGAAACTCCTCATCCAGACGCTCCGCGAGACGCCCAAGGACGCCGATGTCGTCAGCCAGCAGCTGATGATGCGCTCGGGGATGATCCAGAAACAGGCGGCCGGCATCTACAGCTACTTTCCGCTGGCCCTGCGCAGCATCCGCAAGTTCGAGCAGATCGTGCGCGAAGAGCTCGAAAAGGACGGCTGCCAGGAGATCCTGATGCCCACGGTCCAGCCCGCGGAGCTGTGGGAGGAGAGCGGCCGCTGGACCTTCTATGGCAAGGAGCTGCTGCGCTTCAGGGACCGCAAGGACACCTGGTTCTGCCTCGGGCCCACCCACGAGGAAGTGGTCACGGACATGGTCCGCCGCACCGTGCGCAGCTACAAGCAGCTGCCCATGAGCGTCTTCCAGATCCAAACCAAGTTCCGCGACGAGATCCGGCCGCGCTTCGGCCTCATGCGGGGCCGGGAATTCATCATGAAGGACGGCTATTCCTTCCACGTGGATGATGCCGACGCGGACCGCGAGTATTGGGTCATGTTCGAGGCCTACAAGCGGATCTTCGCGCGGCTGGGCGTGAAGTTCAGGCCCGTGGAGGCCGACAGCGGGGCCATCGGCGGCTCCTTCACCCACGAGTTCCACGTGCTTGCCGGCAGCGGCGAGGACGGGATCCTGAGCTGCGACGCCTGTGAATACACCTCCAACATCGAAAAGACCGAGGCGCCAAAGGAAGGATTGCGGGACAACGGCGCGGCCTTCGCCCTGAAGCGGGATCATTTCTGCACCCCAGGCATCCTGAGCCAGGAGCCGCAGGCCGCGGCCATGATCGACGCGGAGCATCCCGGCGGAATGCCCGTTCCGCAGACCAGCAAGTTCTTCCTGTACCGCGCGATGTTCGGAGACCAGACCACCCGGCTCGTGGGCGCGGTGCTCCGGGGCGACCACGAGGTCAATCCGGTGAAGGTGAAGAACTTCGCCGGCGCCACGGACATCGAATTGTTTCCCATCGAAGAAGCCGAAGCCTTCACCGGCGCCAAGTCGGGCTTCATGGGGCCCGTCGGGCTGAAAGACGTCCAGATCATCGTGGACCTCAGCCTGCAGGGCGCCGTCAATCTCACCTGCGGCGCGAACAAAACGGACTACCACCACTTCGGCCTGTCGCCGGAGCGCGACCTGCCGGGCTGCGCTTTCGCCGACATCCGCATGGCGGTGGAAGGCGATGCTTGCACCCGCTGCGCCCAGACTGGAAAACCTGGCGGTCGTTACCAGGCCTTCCGCGGCATCGAGGTGGGCCAGGTCTTCAAGCTCGGGGTCAAGTATTCCAAGAGCATGAACTGCACGTTCCTGGACGAGCAGGGCAAGGAGCAGCCCATGGTCATGGGTTGCTACGGCATCGGCGTCACGCGGACCGTGGCCGCCGCCATCGAACAGAACTACGATGCGGACGGCATCATCTGGCCCTGGCCCATCGCGCCCTTCCAGATCCATCTGCTCAGCCTGGACCCGGCGAATCCGGAAGTCAGCGCCGTGGCCGACCAGGTGGAAAAAGACCTCGAAGCCGCCGGTTTCGAAGTGCTCCACGACGAGCGCGAGGGCCTGAGCCCCGGCGCCAAGTTCAAGGACGCGGACCTGCTGGGCTTCCCATTGCGCATCATGGTGGGCGCCCGCGGCCTGAAGGAGGGCCTGATCGAGCTGCGGGACCGCCGCACGAAGGCGGTCGAGAAAGTCTCCCCTGGTCAAATCTTAGAGGTGGTGCAGAATGCTAAAAACCGCATCATGAAGGAACTGTCGTCCGCCGGAGGGAGATAG
- the dusB gene encoding tRNA dihydrouridine synthase DusB: MSFPHGSFFIRDLEISPRLVMAPLHEITDQPFRKFIKEIGGVGLVVSEMISSEALVRSARKAEKMMANTGEHPYSMQLSGGTPSVLAETARLCEEAGADLVDLNMGCPASNVTKGGAGSALLRDVRLAESCVSAMVKAVKIPVTVKMRAGWDASQKERGEFLDFLHMFEAAGIEALAIHPRTRAQQYEGHADWSIIARAVDAGVRYPIIGNGDVITPQDAFRMDRETGCAAVMIGRGALYNPFIFREVLDPEYKVTTEMRVDATLRFFRILLELLEPREALHKIKKIGSWFTKGIPGGVAFRQKLNQCSDPEELLADLEALKHMQAA; the protein is encoded by the coding sequence TTGTCCTTTCCCCACGGCTCATTCTTCATCCGCGATCTGGAGATCAGTCCCCGGCTGGTCATGGCGCCGCTGCACGAAATCACCGACCAGCCCTTCCGCAAATTCATCAAGGAGATCGGCGGCGTGGGGCTGGTGGTGAGCGAGATGATCTCCAGCGAGGCGCTCGTCCGGTCCGCCCGCAAGGCCGAGAAGATGATGGCCAACACGGGCGAACATCCCTACTCCATGCAGCTTTCCGGCGGCACGCCCTCGGTGCTGGCCGAGACCGCGCGCCTCTGCGAGGAGGCCGGCGCCGACCTGGTGGATCTCAACATGGGCTGCCCCGCCAGCAACGTGACGAAAGGCGGCGCGGGCTCGGCCTTGCTGCGGGATGTCAGGCTCGCCGAGTCCTGTGTATCGGCCATGGTGAAGGCTGTGAAGATCCCCGTCACGGTGAAGATGCGCGCGGGCTGGGATGCTTCCCAGAAAGAGCGCGGGGAATTCCTGGATTTCCTACACATGTTCGAAGCGGCGGGCATCGAGGCCCTGGCCATCCATCCCCGCACCCGGGCCCAGCAATACGAAGGCCACGCAGACTGGAGCATCATCGCCAGGGCCGTGGATGCGGGCGTGCGCTATCCCATCATCGGCAATGGCGATGTGATCACGCCCCAGGACGCCTTCCGCATGGACCGCGAAACCGGCTGCGCCGCCGTGATGATCGGCCGCGGCGCGCTCTATAACCCCTTCATCTTCCGCGAAGTGCTCGACCCGGAATACAAGGTCACCACAGAGATGCGCGTGGACGCCACGCTGCGCTTCTTCCGCATCCTTCTTGAACTGCTCGAGCCCCGCGAAGCCCTGCACAAGATCAAGAAGATCGGCTCCTGGTTCACCAAAGGCATCCCCGGCGGCGTGGCCTTCCGCCAGAAACTGAACCAGTGCAGCGACCCCGAAGAACTGCTCGCGGATCTGGAAGCGTTGAAACACATGCAGGCGGCGTGA
- a CDS encoding bifunctional hydroxymethylpyrimidine kinase/phosphomethylpyrimidine kinase yields MTSPQPLNPTPPIALCLGGLDPSAGAGLLRDVMTLQALGVHPMAVSTAETMQNGLACLRVEAPSMDPVKRIEALGPHLAGRWGVKLGMAALDESTFLRLAATLKALDPPIRIWDPILAPSAGVGLHDGADLRRMADVLLKTSGWVVSPNRGESAAAAGLPPDQIQTAEAGHLARPWLERGAKAVWLKGGHAPGPGVQDLWITEDGITPLPASPRLPGQRRGTGCTLAAAWLGLRLLGRSELAAAGESAERLRNRWSQAFAPGGAGRPLFAPEALAGPPEAPCD; encoded by the coding sequence ATGACCAGCCCCCAGCCCCTGAATCCGACGCCTCCGATCGCCCTCTGCCTGGGCGGCCTGGATCCGTCCGCCGGGGCGGGCCTGCTGCGGGACGTGATGACGCTTCAAGCCCTCGGTGTCCATCCCATGGCCGTCAGCACAGCCGAAACCATGCAGAACGGCCTCGCCTGCCTGCGCGTCGAAGCACCCTCCATGGACCCGGTGAAACGCATCGAGGCCCTTGGGCCGCACCTCGCCGGGCGGTGGGGCGTGAAGCTGGGCATGGCGGCCTTGGATGAATCCACTTTCCTGCGCCTTGCAGCCACCCTGAAGGCCCTGGATCCACCCATCCGGATCTGGGACCCCATCCTGGCCCCCTCGGCGGGCGTGGGGCTCCATGACGGGGCGGATCTGCGCCGCATGGCGGATGTCCTGCTCAAAACAAGCGGCTGGGTGGTGAGTCCCAATCGGGGAGAATCCGCCGCGGCCGCCGGCCTGCCTCCGGACCAGATCCAGACCGCCGAGGCTGGCCACCTGGCCCGCCCCTGGCTGGAGCGGGGCGCCAAGGCCGTGTGGCTCAAGGGCGGCCATGCTCCGGGTCCCGGGGTCCAAGATCTCTGGATCACGGAGGACGGCATCACGCCCCTGCCCGCTTCTCCCCGTCTCCCGGGGCAGCGGCGGGGCACCGGCTGCACCCTGGCCGCCGCCTGGCTGGGGCTGAGATTGTTGGGGCGCTCGGAACTGGCCGCCGCGGGAGAATCGGCGGAGCGCCTGCGGAATCGCTGGAGCCAGGCCTTCGCGCCCGGCGGAGCGGGCCGCCCGCTCTTCGCGCCAGAGGCGCTGGCCGGCCCGCCGGAGGCCCCGTGCGATTGA
- the recR gene encoding recombination protein RecR yields the protein MDFPAPLQSVVDALQKLPGVGAKSAQRMALHLLKEGPQAMEHLGHLLTQAAQRVGFCEQCGAFTDQPACSICRDPKRDPASLAVVAEASNVLSFERNGQFRGRYFVLGGLISPLRGIGPDQLKIRELLKRLEDHKVQEIILALNPTMDGEATAAWLARTLEPLRLKVTRIGMGLPVGSDLEYADDLTLSRAMEGRRPVNS from the coding sequence ATGGACTTCCCCGCTCCGCTCCAGTCGGTGGTCGACGCCCTGCAGAAGCTCCCGGGGGTGGGGGCGAAAAGCGCGCAGCGGATGGCCCTGCACCTTCTGAAAGAAGGGCCGCAGGCCATGGAGCACCTGGGCCATCTGCTGACGCAGGCCGCGCAGCGCGTGGGGTTTTGCGAACAGTGCGGCGCCTTCACGGACCAGCCGGCCTGTTCCATCTGCCGGGATCCGAAACGCGATCCCGCCTCGCTGGCGGTGGTGGCGGAGGCTTCCAATGTCCTGAGCTTCGAACGCAACGGCCAGTTCCGCGGGCGCTACTTCGTGCTGGGCGGGCTGATCTCCCCGCTTCGCGGCATAGGCCCCGACCAGCTCAAGATCCGCGAGCTGCTCAAGCGCCTGGAGGATCACAAGGTCCAGGAGATCATCCTCGCCCTGAATCCCACCATGGATGGAGAGGCCACGGCCGCATGGCTGGCGCGGACCCTGGAACCGCTGCGGCTGAAGGTCACGCGGATCGGCATGGGCCTTCCCGTCGGCAGCGACCTGGAATACGCCGACGACCTGACGCTCAGCCGGGCCATGGAAGGGCGGCGGCCCGTCAATAGCTGA
- a CDS encoding radical SAM protein — translation MTGLIPAHLDHRRAWEDFVYCYPVISRRSKGVSLGVNLNPDKVCNFDCVYCEVDRRTPGRRSDIDLDLLEREMSALLDLTLDGSLFMSPPFDSARPDQRRLNDIAFSGDGEPTTAKEFAEVVERIAHLKWARGLEDVKLVLITDSSRLQAREVVQGLDILMANNGEIWAKLDAGTEAYYQEINRTSVPFGRILENIEVTARLRPLTIQSLFLSWKGKGPSPAEIEAYCGILRGIQGMGGRLQAIQIYTVARPTPEPEARPLGAAELDALASQVRAALPAVPVEVFYGPGEGQGPGDPH, via the coding sequence ATGACCGGACTCATTCCAGCCCACCTCGACCACCGCCGCGCCTGGGAGGACTTCGTCTACTGCTATCCGGTGATCTCGCGCCGGTCGAAGGGCGTTTCCCTGGGCGTGAACCTGAATCCCGACAAGGTGTGCAACTTCGATTGCGTCTATTGCGAAGTGGACCGCAGGACCCCCGGCAGGCGCAGCGACATCGACCTGGACCTGCTGGAACGGGAGATGTCCGCCCTGCTGGACCTTACGCTGGACGGCAGCCTGTTCATGTCCCCCCCCTTCGATTCGGCCCGGCCGGACCAGCGGAGGCTCAACGACATCGCCTTCAGCGGCGACGGCGAGCCCACCACGGCCAAGGAATTCGCCGAGGTGGTGGAGCGCATCGCCCATCTCAAGTGGGCGCGGGGCTTGGAGGACGTGAAGCTCGTGCTCATCACCGATTCCAGCCGCCTCCAGGCCCGGGAGGTGGTGCAGGGCCTCGACATCCTGATGGCCAACAACGGTGAGATATGGGCCAAGCTCGATGCCGGCACCGAGGCCTATTACCAGGAGATCAACCGGACCTCCGTCCCCTTCGGGCGCATCCTCGAAAATATTGAAGTTACGGCCCGGTTGCGGCCGCTGACCATCCAGTCGCTTTTCCTGAGTTGGAAAGGGAAGGGTCCGTCCCCGGCTGAAATCGAGGCCTACTGCGGCATCCTGCGAGGGATCCAGGGCATGGGGGGTCGGCTCCAGGCCATCCAGATCTATACCGTCGCGCGTCCCACGCCGGAGCCCGAGGCCAGGCCTCTGGGGGCCGCGGAACTGGATGCGCTGGCCAGCCAGGTGCGCGCTGCGCTTCCCGCAGTCCCTGTCGAAGTCTTCTACGGTCCGGGGGAAGGCCAAGGGCCCGGGGATCCCCATTGA